One genomic region from Kineobactrum salinum encodes:
- a CDS encoding CocE/NonD family hydrolase yields MSTLLRACSRASAAILLLLCIGPLYAGEAAGPPDDPIHRFDTQVAMVPMRDGTRLRTVIYTPRGNSQDLPVLFWRSPYDVSRVGAGNPAGSIFHTGLRELVDDGYIFVFQDIRGRHGSEGEFVMLRPSRDRDDPRAVDESSDAYDSIEWLMNKLPSHNGRVGMLGVSYPAWLAVMAAVDPHPALAAISPQASPADVYIGDDFFHNGAFRLSYGFEYVAFMERESGADVFDFGMEDTYDWYLRLGSLRHVKQRHFADMATTWDDFVAHPDYDNFWRARAVVPQLGKIRVPSLTVGGWYDAEDGYGPYRLYQAWQDGDDNDMNHLVIGPWTHGIWLWDDGRKIAELDFESATASHFRRNIMAPWFARQLKDKGDTDMAAVQLFQTGANQWQQFDEWPAPETVEKRLYLGAQGRLSFTPPNTDQERAADSYVSNPADPVPYRPRPIGHMFAGPDWGQWLTQDQRFLAGRDDVVGWVSEPLEEDIALSGNVISHLFASTTGSDADWVVKLIDVYPGDYSADPAMSGYQLIVAGEILRARYRNGLESAEPLEPGKVEEYRIDLQPRHHLFRKGHRIMVQVQSSWFPLFDRNPQTFVDNIFNARDRDFRAATHTIHRSSRFPSHIRLQTLP; encoded by the coding sequence ATGAGCACACTCCTGCGGGCCTGCAGCCGCGCCAGCGCGGCCATACTATTACTGCTATGCATTGGGCCGCTGTACGCCGGGGAGGCCGCCGGCCCGCCCGATGATCCGATACACCGTTTCGACACCCAGGTGGCGATGGTGCCCATGCGGGATGGCACCCGGCTGCGCACTGTCATTTACACGCCGCGAGGTAACAGCCAGGACCTGCCGGTGCTGTTCTGGCGCAGTCCCTACGATGTATCGCGGGTCGGCGCCGGCAATCCGGCCGGCTCAATCTTCCACACCGGCCTGCGGGAGCTGGTCGACGACGGGTATATTTTCGTGTTCCAGGATATTCGGGGCAGGCACGGCTCGGAAGGCGAGTTCGTCATGCTGCGTCCTTCCAGGGACAGGGACGATCCGCGGGCAGTAGACGAGAGTAGCGATGCCTATGACAGCATAGAATGGCTCATGAACAAGCTGCCGTCCCACAATGGCCGGGTCGGCATGCTGGGTGTGTCGTATCCCGCCTGGCTCGCGGTGATGGCGGCAGTCGACCCGCATCCGGCCCTGGCCGCTATTTCGCCCCAGGCCTCCCCGGCGGACGTCTACATCGGCGACGACTTTTTCCACAACGGCGCCTTCCGTCTCAGCTACGGCTTTGAGTATGTCGCATTCATGGAGCGCGAATCCGGTGCCGATGTATTTGACTTCGGCATGGAGGACACCTACGACTGGTATCTCCGGCTCGGCAGTCTGCGCCATGTAAAACAACGCCATTTTGCGGACATGGCAACAACCTGGGACGATTTCGTTGCCCACCCTGACTACGACAACTTCTGGCGCGCACGGGCCGTGGTGCCACAGCTCGGGAAGATCCGCGTTCCCAGCCTGACGGTGGGTGGCTGGTACGACGCGGAGGACGGTTATGGTCCCTACCGACTGTACCAGGCGTGGCAGGACGGCGACGACAACGACATGAACCATCTGGTGATTGGCCCCTGGACCCACGGCATCTGGTTGTGGGACGACGGCCGCAAGATTGCGGAGCTGGATTTTGAAAGTGCCACCGCCAGCCATTTCCGGCGCAACATCATGGCCCCCTGGTTTGCGCGGCAACTCAAGGACAAAGGCGACACCGACATGGCCGCGGTGCAGTTGTTCCAGACCGGCGCCAACCAGTGGCAGCAGTTCGATGAGTGGCCAGCGCCAGAGACTGTCGAGAAACGGCTGTATCTGGGCGCGCAGGGTCGCTTGTCGTTTACCCCGCCCAACACCGATCAGGAGAGGGCCGCTGACAGTTATGTCTCCAACCCGGCAGATCCCGTGCCCTATCGCCCGCGTCCCATCGGCCACATGTTTGCCGGCCCCGACTGGGGCCAGTGGCTGACGCAGGACCAGCGCTTCCTGGCGGGCCGGGACGATGTTGTGGGCTGGGTGAGCGAGCCGCTGGAGGAGGACATCGCGTTGTCCGGCAATGTCATCAGCCACCTGTTTGCCTCTACCACCGGCAGCGATGCGGACTGGGTAGTGAAACTGATCGACGTCTATCCCGGCGATTATTCCGCGGACCCGGCAATGAGTGGCTACCAACTGATCGTGGCGGGCGAGATCCTGCGTGCGCGCTACCGCAACGGCCTGGAATCAGCCGAACCGCTGGAGCCGGGCAAGGTCGAGGAGTACCGCATTGACCTGCAGCCGCGCCACCACCTGTTCCGCAAGGGCCACCGGATCATGGTGCAGGTGCAGAGCTCCTGGTTCCCGCTGTTCGATCGCAACCCGCAGACCTTTGTCGACAACATCTTCAATGCCCGGGACCGCGACTTCCGTGCTGCCACGCACACCATTCACCGCTCCAGCCGCTTCCCCTCCCATATACGGCTGCAAACACTGCCCTGA
- the tsaE gene encoding tRNA (adenosine(37)-N6)-threonylcarbamoyltransferase complex ATPase subunit type 1 TsaE, with product MNSSAVQYLAADEAEMMRLGAKLAAASEPGLVIYLQGELGAGKTTFSRGFIRALCHRGTVKSPTYTLVEPYSAGTLEIYHFDLYRLGDAEELEFMGVRDYFGDHSLCLVEWPERGEGVLPPADLVITIAVIGAGRSLRAHAGSEIGRAVLQHWHCGPDHRDQSGAGEKWAGRSGSV from the coding sequence ATGAACTCGTCTGCTGTGCAGTATCTGGCTGCCGATGAAGCAGAAATGATGCGGCTGGGGGCGAAGCTGGCCGCGGCCAGCGAACCTGGGCTGGTAATCTATTTACAGGGCGAACTGGGTGCAGGGAAAACTACCTTCAGTCGCGGTTTCATCCGGGCCCTGTGCCACCGCGGTACGGTCAAGAGTCCCACCTACACGCTGGTGGAGCCCTATAGTGCCGGCACTCTGGAAATCTACCATTTCGATCTGTACCGGCTGGGCGATGCCGAGGAGCTGGAGTTCATGGGAGTGCGGGACTACTTCGGCGACCACAGTCTGTGCCTGGTGGAATGGCCCGAGCGCGGTGAGGGAGTTTTGCCCCCGGCCGATTTAGTGATTACTATAGCTGTAATCGGTGCCGGGCGAAGTCTGCGGGCGCATGCGGGCTCGGAAATCGGGCGCGCAGTTCTGCAACATTGGCACTGCGGGCCTGATCATCGGGACCAATCTGGAGCGGGAGAAAAATGGGCAGGGCGTTCTGGGTCCGTGTGA
- the queG gene encoding tRNA epoxyqueuosine(34) reductase QueG: MPHSLPPESQQRLRAQLQDWATELGFAQLQVSDIELGEHEAYLQKWLDAGYHGSMHYMTRHGHKRSRPAELVPDTCRVISLRMDYLSEDTRPLEILAAPEKAYISRYALGRDYHKLMRKRLSQLAQRLQDSAGRGQYRAFVDSAPVLERAIAERGGMGWIAKNTMLINERAGSWFFLGEIYTDLPLAADPPQQSKHCGSCTACLDICPTNAFVGPYQLDARRCISYLTIEHRGSIDPELRPLLGNRIFGCDDCQLVCPWNKFARSTTEDDFQPRHQLQDRDLIELFGWDEATFLARTEGSAIRRIGHECWLRNIAVALGNAPTTAAVIDALRSRVDSPSALVREHVAWALQRHGSSQPPGASGALRWRDT; the protein is encoded by the coding sequence ATGCCGCATTCACTGCCCCCGGAAAGCCAGCAACGCCTGCGCGCCCAGCTACAGGACTGGGCCACCGAACTGGGCTTTGCCCAACTGCAGGTCAGCGATATCGAACTGGGCGAGCACGAGGCCTATCTGCAGAAATGGCTGGACGCAGGATATCACGGCAGCATGCACTACATGACCCGCCACGGCCACAAACGCTCGCGCCCGGCCGAACTGGTGCCGGATACCTGCCGTGTCATCAGCCTGCGCATGGACTACCTGAGCGAGGACACCCGGCCGCTGGAGATACTGGCTGCGCCGGAGAAGGCCTATATCTCCCGCTATGCACTGGGCCGCGACTATCACAAACTGATGCGCAAAAGGTTGTCTCAGCTGGCCCAGCGCCTGCAGGACAGCGCCGGCCGCGGCCAGTATCGCGCCTTCGTCGACAGCGCGCCGGTACTGGAGCGCGCCATCGCCGAACGGGGCGGCATGGGCTGGATCGCGAAGAACACGATGCTGATCAATGAACGCGCCGGCTCCTGGTTCTTCCTCGGCGAGATCTACACGGACCTGCCGCTGGCGGCGGATCCACCCCAGCAGAGCAAGCATTGCGGCAGTTGTACCGCCTGCCTGGATATCTGCCCCACCAACGCCTTCGTCGGCCCCTATCAGCTGGATGCCCGCCGCTGCATCTCCTACCTCACCATTGAACACCGCGGCAGCATAGATCCCGAGCTGAGGCCACTGCTGGGCAACCGGATCTTCGGCTGTGATGACTGCCAGCTGGTCTGTCCCTGGAACAAGTTCGCCCGCAGCACCACCGAGGACGACTTCCAGCCGCGGCACCAGCTGCAGGACCGGGACCTGATCGAGCTGTTTGGCTGGGACGAGGCCACCTTCCTGGCCCGCACCGAAGGCTCCGCGATTCGCCGCATCGGCCACGAATGCTGGCTGCGCAATATCGCCGTCGCGCTCGGCAACGCGCCCACCACCGCAGCCGTGATCGACGCGCTGCGCAGCCGTGTGGACTCGCCTTCGGCACTGGTGCGCGAGCACGTTGCCTGGGCGCTGCAGCGCCATGGCAGCAGCCAGCCTCCCGGGGCCAGCGGTGCGCTGCGCTGGCGTGACACCTGA
- the hflX gene encoding ribosome rescue GTPase HflX — translation MFFDRPASGERAVLVHLNLASEDEREDPREFEELVLSAGGDPVSFVMGQRQAPHPRTFVGKGKLQDILAEVQQHEAEIVMFNHALSPSQERNLERELKCRVLDRTGLILDIFAQRARTHEGKLQVELAQLQHASTRLVRGWTHLERQKGGIGLRGPGETQLETDRRLLRARIKSITGRLQKVRRQRDQGRRSRQRAEVPTIALVGYTNAGKSTLFNRLTTAEVYVADQLFATLDPTLRRLQLDEVGAVVLADTVGFIAHLPHKLVEAFKATLEETVSADLLLHVIDATAESREDNMAQVQAVLEEIGAGGIPQLQVFNKLDLLEQEPRIDYDASGRPERVWLSAATGAGCDLLLTAITSLVGEDMIEQELQLEPEQGRLRAALYQLGAVSAEQYGADGVSHLSVRLPRADWNRLLGQEAGPVA, via the coding sequence TTGTTCTTTGACCGTCCCGCTTCGGGAGAGCGCGCCGTGCTCGTGCATCTCAACCTGGCCAGCGAGGATGAGCGCGAGGATCCGCGCGAGTTCGAGGAGCTGGTATTGTCTGCCGGCGGCGATCCGGTAAGTTTTGTCATGGGGCAGCGCCAGGCGCCGCACCCACGCACCTTCGTCGGCAAGGGCAAGCTGCAGGACATTCTGGCCGAGGTGCAGCAGCACGAGGCCGAGATCGTGATGTTCAACCACGCCCTGAGCCCCAGCCAGGAGCGCAACCTCGAGCGTGAGCTCAAGTGCCGGGTGCTGGACAGGACCGGCCTGATTCTCGATATCTTCGCCCAGCGGGCCCGTACCCACGAGGGCAAGCTGCAGGTGGAGCTGGCACAGTTGCAACATGCCAGCACTCGTCTGGTGCGTGGCTGGACCCACCTGGAGCGGCAGAAGGGCGGGATCGGCCTGCGCGGGCCCGGGGAGACCCAGCTGGAGACCGACCGCCGGCTGCTGCGCGCCCGGATCAAGTCCATTACTGGCCGGCTGCAGAAAGTGCGCCGCCAACGCGACCAGGGGCGCCGCTCCCGGCAGCGGGCGGAGGTGCCGACGATCGCGCTGGTGGGCTATACCAACGCCGGCAAGTCCACCCTGTTCAACCGCCTGACTACGGCTGAGGTCTACGTCGCCGATCAGCTGTTTGCCACCCTGGATCCGACCCTGCGCCGGCTGCAGCTGGATGAGGTGGGCGCGGTGGTGCTGGCCGATACGGTGGGTTTCATCGCCCATCTGCCGCACAAACTGGTAGAGGCCTTCAAGGCCACTCTGGAAGAAACTGTCAGCGCCGATCTGCTGCTGCATGTCATCGACGCCACTGCGGAATCCCGCGAAGACAATATGGCTCAGGTCCAGGCAGTGCTGGAGGAGATCGGTGCCGGCGGGATTCCGCAGCTGCAGGTCTTCAACAAGCTCGACCTGCTGGAGCAGGAGCCGCGCATCGACTACGACGCCAGCGGCAGGCCGGAACGGGTCTGGCTGAGTGCCGCCACCGGTGCTGGCTGCGACCTGCTGTTGACAGCGATCACCAGCCTGGTGGGGGAGGACATGATAGAGCAGGAATTACAGCTGGAGCCGGAGCAGGGGCGGCTGCGCGCCGCACTGTACCAGCTCGGAGCGGTGTCGGCAGAGCAGTACGGGGCCGATGGCGTTTCCCATCTGAGCGTGCGCTTGCCGCGAGCTGACTGGAACCGCCTGCTGGGACAGGAGGCCGGGCCAGTTGCCTGA
- a CDS encoding N-acetylmuramoyl-L-alanine amidase, producing MGRAFWVRVILGLLVASAVEAADVHDVRLWRAPDHTRIVFDLTAPAEHRLLTLKDPARIVLDITDTALKASLTSLPLENTPITLVRSGIRDGDDLRVVFDINAAVDPRSFALKANAQAGDRLVLDLYDRDAKTETTVRKSTAESSRRDIVIAIDAGHGGEDPGAIGPNRLREKDVVMAISRELYALFERDAGFKPTLIRSGDYYISLKGRRDLARQRQADLFVSVHADAFKRREANGASVYALSISGATSTAASYLAQRENEADLVGGVRLSDKDELLAGVLADLSMTSTLDTSLKLGDKVLRRVDTIAHLHKRNVEQAGFAVLKSPDIPSILVETGFISNPGEARKLGTSTYQKTVARAIHAGIRDWFMDQPPPGTLVAWQKQQGGREYIIARGDTLSAIAQRFKVPLARLRDHNGLDDSRIMVGQTLKIPTT from the coding sequence ATGGGCAGGGCGTTCTGGGTCCGTGTGATCCTGGGTTTGCTGGTGGCGTCCGCTGTCGAGGCGGCAGACGTGCACGATGTGCGCCTGTGGCGGGCCCCTGACCACACCCGTATCGTCTTTGATCTCACCGCTCCGGCGGAGCACCGCCTGCTGACCCTGAAGGACCCGGCGCGCATCGTGCTGGATATTACCGACACTGCGCTGAAGGCCAGCCTGACCTCATTGCCGCTGGAGAATACCCCCATCACCCTGGTCCGCTCCGGCATCCGTGACGGCGACGACCTGCGGGTCGTGTTCGATATCAATGCGGCGGTGGATCCACGCAGTTTTGCACTGAAGGCCAATGCGCAGGCGGGCGACCGGCTGGTATTGGACCTGTATGACCGGGATGCGAAGACGGAAACAACGGTCAGGAAGAGCACCGCGGAATCATCCCGGCGCGACATCGTCATAGCCATCGATGCAGGTCACGGCGGCGAGGATCCCGGCGCCATCGGACCCAATCGGTTGCGGGAAAAAGATGTGGTGATGGCGATTTCACGGGAGCTGTATGCCCTGTTCGAGCGCGATGCCGGCTTCAAACCCACCCTGATTCGCAGCGGCGACTACTACATCAGCCTGAAGGGCCGGCGCGACCTGGCACGTCAACGCCAGGCCGACCTGTTTGTATCGGTGCATGCCGACGCGTTCAAGCGGCGGGAGGCCAACGGGGCATCCGTGTATGCACTCTCCATCAGTGGCGCGACCAGTACTGCCGCCAGCTATCTGGCCCAGCGCGAGAACGAAGCCGATCTGGTCGGGGGCGTGCGCCTGTCAGACAAGGATGAACTGCTCGCCGGGGTACTGGCGGACCTGTCGATGACCTCCACGCTGGATACCAGCCTGAAGCTCGGCGACAAGGTGTTGCGCCGGGTCGACACCATTGCCCACCTGCACAAGCGCAATGTAGAGCAGGCCGGCTTTGCGGTATTGAAGTCACCGGACATACCGTCAATTCTGGTGGAAACCGGCTTCATCTCCAATCCCGGCGAGGCCCGCAAGCTCGGCACTTCGACGTACCAGAAAACCGTGGCCCGGGCGATACATGCGGGCATCCGCGACTGGTTCATGGATCAGCCGCCGCCCGGTACCCTGGTCGCCTGGCAAAAGCAGCAGGGAGGCCGCGAGTACATCATCGCCCGCGGTGATACACTGTCGGCCATCGCCCAGCGCTTCAAAGTACCCCTTGCCCGGCTCAGGGACCACAATGGTCTCGATGACTCGCGTATCATGGTGGGGCAAACGCTGAAAATTCCTACCACCTGA
- the mutL gene encoding DNA mismatch repair endonuclease MutL — protein MSRIHSLSPRLANQIAAGEVVERPASVVKEVLENSLDAGATRVEIEIEAGGSKLIRIRDNGDGIEPEDLPLALARHATSKIVSLEDLEAVGSLGFRGEALASIGSVSRLTLTSNHRPDGSEGCAALCEGREMTVQLRPAPHPRGTTVEVRDLFFNTPARRKFLRTEKTEFNHIEEVVKRLALSRFEVDFSLRHNGKVIHQLRGATSTAERQRRVAAVCGPAFMEQAVQLETDRGELRLWGWTGLPTFSRSQTDLQYFFVNGRVIRDKLVAHAVKQAYRDVLYHGRHPAFVLYLELDPAQVDVNVHPGKHEVRFRDSRAVHQCVFGALHRALADVRPAVDSPAVATPEGLAVDTATGEIARQPGLAWGATARGYNPAPAPAPGRAMEQLRSYGMLHAGELAPQEQPEDAPPLGYALAQLKGIYILAENSAGLVLVDMHAAHERITYERLKTARDRDGIRSQPLLVPQAVAVSQREVALAADNAALFERLGMKVDVAGEEALLIREIPVALRDSDIEALLRDVLSDLAEYGSSDRIEAHLDEILSTMACHGSVRANRRLSVPEMNALLRDMEETERAGQCNHGRPTWTGMSLEELDKLFLRGR, from the coding sequence ATGTCACGTATTCATTCCCTCAGCCCGAGGTTAGCCAACCAGATTGCCGCCGGTGAGGTGGTCGAACGACCGGCTTCAGTGGTCAAGGAAGTGCTGGAGAACAGCCTTGATGCCGGCGCGACCCGGGTGGAGATCGAAATCGAGGCCGGCGGCAGCAAGCTGATTCGCATCCGCGACAACGGTGATGGCATCGAGCCCGAGGACCTGCCGTTGGCGCTGGCGCGCCACGCCACCAGCAAGATCGTGTCGCTGGAGGATCTGGAGGCGGTGGGCAGCCTGGGTTTTCGCGGCGAGGCGCTGGCCAGCATCGGCTCCGTCTCGCGACTGACCCTGACCAGCAATCACCGGCCGGACGGCAGCGAGGGTTGCGCCGCCCTCTGCGAGGGCCGGGAGATGACGGTGCAGCTGCGGCCGGCGCCACACCCACGCGGCACAACCGTGGAAGTGCGGGATCTGTTTTTCAATACCCCCGCCAGACGCAAGTTCCTGCGTACGGAAAAAACCGAATTCAACCACATTGAAGAGGTGGTCAAGCGGCTTGCCCTGTCGCGCTTCGAGGTGGATTTCAGTCTGCGTCACAACGGCAAGGTCATCCATCAGCTGCGCGGTGCCACCAGTACCGCGGAACGGCAGCGGCGGGTGGCGGCGGTCTGCGGGCCGGCTTTCATGGAGCAGGCCGTCCAACTGGAAACAGACCGTGGCGAGTTGCGGCTGTGGGGCTGGACAGGGCTGCCGACTTTCTCCCGCAGCCAGACGGACCTACAGTACTTCTTTGTCAATGGCCGCGTCATCCGCGACAAGCTGGTGGCCCACGCGGTCAAGCAGGCCTATCGCGATGTGCTCTATCACGGTCGTCACCCGGCTTTCGTGCTCTACCTGGAGCTGGACCCCGCCCAGGTGGATGTGAACGTGCATCCGGGCAAGCACGAGGTACGCTTCCGTGACAGCCGGGCCGTGCACCAGTGTGTATTCGGCGCCCTGCACCGGGCGCTGGCAGATGTGCGTCCCGCCGTGGACTCGCCGGCCGTGGCGACCCCGGAGGGGCTGGCAGTGGATACGGCCACCGGAGAAATCGCGCGGCAGCCGGGGCTGGCCTGGGGCGCCACCGCGCGCGGTTACAATCCGGCCCCGGCCCCCGCACCGGGACGGGCGATGGAGCAGTTGCGCAGTTACGGCATGCTGCACGCGGGCGAGCTGGCACCACAGGAGCAGCCGGAGGACGCGCCACCGCTGGGCTATGCCCTGGCCCAGCTCAAGGGCATCTATATTCTGGCGGAAAACAGCGCGGGGCTGGTGCTGGTGGACATGCATGCTGCCCACGAGCGGATCACCTATGAGCGGCTCAAGACTGCCCGCGACCGCGACGGCATCCGCAGCCAGCCGCTGCTGGTACCTCAGGCGGTAGCGGTCAGCCAGCGAGAGGTGGCGCTGGCTGCCGACAATGCCGCCCTGTTCGAGCGCCTGGGCATGAAGGTGGATGTTGCCGGCGAAGAAGCGTTGCTGATTCGCGAGATTCCGGTGGCGCTGCGCGACTCGGATATCGAGGCGCTGCTGCGCGACGTGTTGTCAGACCTGGCCGAATACGGCAGTTCGGACCGGATCGAGGCTCATCTGGATGAGATTCTCTCGACCATGGCCTGCCATGGTTCAGTGCGCGCCAACCGCCGTCTTTCGGTGCCGGAGATGAATGCACTGCTGCGCGATATGGAAGAGACCGAACGTGCAGGCCAATGCAACCACGGCCGGCCCACCTGGACCGGGATGTCGCTGGAAGAGCTGGACAAATTGTTCCTGCGGGGACGCTGA
- the hfq gene encoding RNA chaperone Hfq: MSKGHTLQDPYLNILRKERVPVSIYLVNGIKLQGQIESFDQFVVLLKNTVSQMVYKHAISTVVPSRVVRMPLQNPPEDDEVES; this comes from the coding sequence ATGTCAAAAGGGCACACGCTACAAGACCCTTACCTGAATATATTGCGTAAGGAACGCGTTCCAGTCTCAATCTACCTCGTGAATGGCATCAAGCTGCAGGGCCAGATCGAGTCATTCGACCAGTTTGTCGTGTTGTTGAAGAACACGGTGAGCCAGATGGTCTACAAGCATGCCATCTCCACCGTGGTTCCGTCCCGGGTGGTGCGCATGCCGCTGCAGAATCCGCCGGAAGACGATGAAGTCGAAAGCTGA
- a CDS encoding NAD(P)H-hydrate dehydratase, translating into MKQVFDWTGLETLYSAGETRELDRHAIEDFGIAGATLMARAAAVAFDHLLAAWPQPSLLQVFCGTGNNGGDGFLLADLAHKRGIPVAVWQLGDPDKMRGSAARARDQALAHGVAVEPWRPGSLRPEGVLVDAMLGTGLRGEVGSPWSDVIASCNESGLPILAVDIPSGLCADTGRRLGTSIRADLTVTFIGLKRGLFTLDGPDCCGALEFSDLAVPAGVYQRVAASCRRLELEQLLPQFPARPANAHKGRYGTVLVVGGDYGMGGAVALAAEAALRAGAGLVRVATRSEHVSAIIARTPEAMPVGVASGQALQPLLESADVLVVGPGLGQGPWGQQLLQVIAMADQPCVLDADGLNLLSLGQVLPLQPRPGWIFTPHPGEAARLLGSSTAAVQADRFAAVAALQQRLGGTVLLKGNGTLVSDGERCLLSDYGNPGMASGGMGDVLSGLIGALLAQGLAGIEAAALAAALHGAAADAAAAQGQRGLLASDLMPQLRGLLG; encoded by the coding sequence ATGAAACAGGTGTTTGACTGGACAGGACTGGAGACGCTGTACAGCGCCGGGGAAACCCGCGAGCTGGACCGTCACGCGATCGAGGACTTCGGCATTGCCGGCGCCACGCTGATGGCGCGCGCCGCCGCGGTCGCTTTCGATCACCTGCTGGCCGCCTGGCCGCAGCCCTCCCTGCTGCAGGTGTTCTGTGGTACCGGCAATAATGGCGGCGACGGCTTCCTGTTGGCGGACCTGGCGCACAAGCGCGGCATTCCGGTCGCAGTCTGGCAGCTGGGTGACCCCGACAAAATGCGCGGCAGCGCCGCTCGCGCGCGGGACCAGGCCCTGGCCCATGGCGTTGCGGTGGAACCCTGGCGCCCCGGCTCTCTGCGCCCGGAAGGCGTACTGGTGGATGCGATGCTGGGCACTGGCCTGCGCGGCGAGGTGGGATCTCCCTGGAGCGACGTCATTGCCAGCTGCAACGAGTCCGGTCTGCCCATCCTGGCGGTCGATATCCCGTCGGGCCTGTGTGCCGATACCGGGCGCCGGCTCGGCACCAGTATCAGGGCCGATCTGACTGTCACGTTCATCGGCCTCAAGCGCGGCCTGTTTACCCTCGACGGTCCCGATTGCTGCGGGGCACTGGAATTTTCTGATCTGGCAGTGCCGGCCGGTGTCTACCAGCGGGTAGCGGCCAGTTGCCGGCGTCTGGAGCTGGAGCAGTTGCTGCCACAGTTTCCCGCCCGCCCTGCCAATGCCCACAAGGGCCGCTATGGGACTGTACTGGTCGTGGGCGGTGATTACGGCATGGGCGGCGCGGTGGCGCTGGCTGCGGAGGCCGCCCTGCGTGCCGGTGCGGGCCTGGTACGGGTGGCTACCCGGTCGGAACATGTCTCCGCGATCATTGCCCGGACCCCGGAGGCGATGCCGGTCGGCGTTGCCTCGGGGCAGGCGCTGCAGCCATTGCTGGAGAGCGCCGATGTGCTGGTGGTCGGCCCCGGTCTGGGACAGGGCCCGTGGGGGCAGCAGTTGCTGCAAGTGATCGCCATGGCCGACCAGCCCTGCGTGCTCGATGCCGATGGCCTGAACCTGCTGTCGCTGGGGCAGGTGTTGCCGTTGCAGCCGCGACCGGGGTGGATATTCACGCCCCACCCGGGCGAGGCGGCCCGACTGCTGGGCAGCAGTACCGCCGCGGTACAGGCAGACCGCTTTGCCGCAGTCGCCGCGCTGCAGCAGCGGCTGGGAGGCACAGTACTGCTCAAGGGCAATGGCACTCTTGTCAGCGACGGTGAGCGCTGTTTGCTCAGTGACTATGGCAACCCCGGCATGGCATCCGGGGGTATGGGTGATGTTCTGAGCGGCCTGATCGGTGCCCTGCTGGCCCAGGGCTTGGCTGGAATCGAGGCGGCAGCGCTGGCGGCCGCCCTGCACGGCGCGGCGGCCGATGCCGCGGCGGCGCAGGGTCAGCGCGGCCTGCTGGCGAGTGATTTGATGCCGCAACTGCGGGGGCTGCTGGGATGA
- the miaA gene encoding tRNA (adenosine(37)-N6)-dimethylallyltransferase MiaA: MGPTAAGKTDLAIELAAALDGELVSVDSALVYRGLDIGSAKPDFPHHLVDIRDPADSYSAADFAVDADRVVTDIVARGKTPILVGGTMLYFRAYLEGLAPMPATDPAVRAAVEAEAVREGWPALHARLAQVDPEAAARIHPNHSQRIGRALEVYRSSGISLSQWQQRGTTGVAATQQFRILQLAICPAERALLHRRIELRFRQMMAAGLLDEVRQLRRRPDLHPGLPALRTVGYRQLWRHLEGQCSLEEAIQQGIAATRQLAKRQLTWLRKWPQLHWLLTDEAGNVCPSGESEVAGSRAAQKPLHAALNYIGLAPM, from the coding sequence ATGGGGCCGACCGCGGCGGGCAAGACGGATCTCGCCATCGAGCTGGCCGCAGCCCTCGACGGCGAGTTGGTCAGCGTCGACTCCGCACTGGTCTACCGCGGCCTGGATATCGGCAGCGCCAAACCCGACTTTCCCCACCACCTGGTGGACATCCGCGACCCCGCCGACAGCTATTCGGCGGCGGATTTTGCCGTGGATGCAGACCGGGTGGTCACGGACATTGTGGCCCGCGGCAAGACCCCCATCCTGGTCGGTGGCACAATGCTGTATTTTCGCGCCTACCTGGAAGGGCTGGCGCCGATGCCGGCAACCGACCCGGCAGTGCGTGCGGCGGTCGAGGCCGAGGCGGTCCGGGAGGGCTGGCCGGCACTGCATGCTAGGCTGGCGCAGGTCGACCCCGAGGCGGCCGCCCGCATCCATCCCAACCACTCCCAGCGCATCGGCCGGGCGCTGGAAGTATACCGCAGCAGCGGTATCAGCCTGAGCCAGTGGCAACAGCGCGGTACGACAGGCGTCGCTGCCACGCAGCAGTTTCGCATCCTGCAACTGGCGATCTGCCCCGCCGAGCGGGCCCTGTTGCACCGCCGGATCGAGCTGCGCTTCCGGCAAATGATGGCGGCGGGGCTGCTGGACGAGGTACGGCAGTTGCGCCGGCGACCGGACCTGCATCCCGGCCTGCCGGCTCTGCGGACGGTGGGCTACCGCCAGCTGTGGCGCCACCTGGAGGGACAGTGCAGCCTGGAGGAGGCAATACAGCAGGGCATCGCCGCGACCCGGCAACTGGCGAAGCGTCAACTCACCTGGCTGCGCAAGTGGCCGCAACTACATTGGCTGCTGACGGACGAGGCAGGGAACGTTTGCCCGTCCGGGGAGTCAGAGGTGGCGGGTAGTCGTGCAGCGCAAAAACCGCTGCACGCCGCCTTGAACTATATCGGGCTCGCCCCAATGTAG